One genomic region from Pseudomonas hormoni encodes:
- a CDS encoding NEL-type E3 ubiquitin ligase domain-containing protein has translation MLYSALPAATTVDKGKHYDLIKTRISDCFQTASPERGKALAGVKLKIEQWYADDTLLKAANKEAWAAQNQVDRRLNNVQDVYSFAAPLLQARLKERYGVEDDVKTTYLRLYLPKEQSWWVINTSGGVTTRTVSLLDAALHNFAAGETSETESEFISKPGERGHFTIKPIKRKMTIQQFQALCRELDIGAKYTAHVKSVLLPSGVLARKELQDTIITSQKTAIKAAALMARMKGDISENAHRVVTGMLAGQQRLTLEGKVMQCCDLAMMDTTLTGIVVMTPVREQSRGVDRIIAYVPHDPEHPLKEYPSAGDFVLELTRQLRDNKVSASSQMSYRQFFSQFVDQRQRGHFFAGLEQRLSRVTWHQKAPLDQRPSWRETPVDRPELQFSAIPFTLTLSESLYQRKLDKILNDARDLAVSTADADSKARRAWWENVQKMLADIFNAALLVITPFVPVLGEAMLVYSVYQLSSEVIEGVVDLAEGLGVEAAEHVIGVVTDLIQLAAVGAGFAIAKPFAIKLSPFVERMKPVQLPDGEPRLWHPDLTPYEQQKTDLPSQTKPDATGLHSHEGKQILRVENKHYEVRKDTKTGQHHLQHPKRSNAYQPQLTLNGAGAYVLEGEQPRTWNDATLLRRIGPSATGLSDSQLETARRISGTDPAELRGMYVKNQRPPVLLTDTIKRLGIDQDVQTFIEQTNSDDASREQAPTSLVHEKFPDIPAQGISKLLAKATRVERETMTHEKRIPLRLKTIARELQLETRTARGYEGFYRDSLISVDTERLTLNALRLFSDSLGDLRIEIRADSVDGELRCMAGPADASVVRILVKGKNNTYEVRDSSNAKLHEAADLYRSILQALPEQKRRELGYQTREGGLFKQWVMVKTEPVTERRTLLDDRGPAPPPSTENLLLVRGPALSRWGVTLEERVADLYPHFSENEMRTFIESLYTRDDAIQILDRLEKDIDDLHVLLRQWQYHQLDGWSGTAFTRNNGQHIIERLVECFERKSTVFGKRSAHLDEGYALDLSTEFSQYDLDLWWNKLPELGKYLDQVSTLNLDSTRFSTDAGGLLKDFRHVRQLSARQCGLTAVPESIGNMHLLETLRLSDNDIRLAPADVERLRNLTRLEIVRLDNNPLGASINIDRMPRLRVLSLNNTGIDTWPSGIFSKRRPRSFFLDMQQNPITHIPDVAAGSDQAFIIARTRLYTSNLTDWNRIAYEDYRKSVGIYPQIFYSRVANRELIKWPIPDDMIWGSDTRGIGTLRPELWSDLALEPNSEGFFMVIEKLRMSADYRRAGESRQQLADRVWRMIDAAYLDTAVREELFTMATAPTTCADAGAQLFNNMGIKVLTSEAYSDSTTAAQLQGKLVKLAKGAARLEQVNAIARADITARTGMPDEVEVHLAYETGLALRLDLPWQSQNMLSRRVAGVSDAAIAQAYDTVIALEQGDGLVNGMLDQSFWSKYLRETWPGEFRNNAITYENKADLLDQLRQAQQAWADAKALSDPDKVRLKERLKTLAGEFPVPESVVFTGDAMTDQTYERLYSDIGDDEQELGRRLTREALKKAGV, from the coding sequence ATGCTCTACTCAGCCCTGCCTGCCGCCACCACTGTGGATAAAGGCAAACACTACGACCTCATCAAGACCCGTATCAGCGACTGTTTCCAGACGGCCTCCCCCGAAAGAGGCAAAGCCCTGGCCGGCGTCAAACTGAAAATCGAGCAATGGTATGCCGACGATACCTTGCTGAAAGCCGCCAACAAGGAAGCGTGGGCCGCACAAAACCAGGTGGATCGGCGCCTCAACAACGTGCAGGACGTTTATTCATTTGCGGCCCCGCTGCTCCAGGCCAGGCTCAAGGAACGGTACGGGGTCGAAGACGACGTCAAGACCACTTACCTGCGCCTCTATCTCCCCAAAGAGCAATCCTGGTGGGTGATCAATACCTCAGGCGGCGTCACGACTCGAACCGTCTCGTTGCTCGACGCTGCGCTGCATAATTTCGCCGCCGGTGAAACCAGCGAAACAGAATCCGAGTTCATCAGCAAACCCGGCGAGCGCGGGCACTTCACGATCAAACCGATCAAACGCAAGATGACCATTCAACAGTTCCAGGCCCTGTGCCGGGAGCTGGATATCGGCGCGAAATACACCGCCCATGTAAAAAGCGTTTTGCTGCCCAGCGGCGTGTTGGCCAGAAAAGAGCTCCAGGACACGATCATCACCAGCCAGAAAACCGCGATCAAAGCCGCGGCACTCATGGCACGGATGAAAGGCGACATCAGCGAGAACGCTCACAGAGTCGTGACCGGCATGCTGGCAGGACAGCAGCGACTGACCCTGGAAGGCAAGGTCATGCAATGCTGCGATCTGGCGATGATGGACACGACCTTGACCGGCATCGTTGTCATGACGCCCGTCAGGGAGCAGAGCCGAGGCGTCGACCGGATCATTGCGTACGTTCCCCATGACCCGGAACATCCGCTGAAGGAATACCCGTCGGCGGGCGATTTCGTCCTCGAACTGACCCGCCAGTTGCGCGACAACAAGGTCAGCGCCTCATCGCAGATGAGCTATCGGCAATTCTTCAGTCAGTTTGTCGACCAGCGTCAACGCGGGCATTTTTTCGCCGGGCTTGAACAACGCCTCAGCCGCGTGACCTGGCATCAGAAAGCGCCCCTCGATCAACGCCCCTCGTGGCGCGAGACCCCGGTGGACCGGCCCGAATTGCAGTTCAGCGCGATCCCTTTCACCCTGACACTCAGCGAGTCGCTGTATCAGCGCAAGCTCGACAAAATCCTCAATGACGCCCGCGACCTCGCGGTGTCCACCGCCGATGCCGACAGCAAGGCGCGCCGGGCCTGGTGGGAAAACGTGCAGAAAATGTTGGCGGATATCTTCAACGCCGCGCTGCTGGTCATCACCCCGTTCGTACCGGTCCTGGGTGAGGCCATGCTGGTGTACAGCGTTTATCAGCTCAGCAGCGAAGTCATCGAGGGCGTGGTCGATCTGGCTGAAGGCCTGGGCGTGGAGGCCGCCGAACACGTGATCGGCGTGGTAACCGACCTGATCCAGCTGGCGGCCGTCGGTGCCGGGTTCGCGATCGCCAAGCCCTTTGCGATCAAACTGTCGCCCTTCGTCGAGAGGATGAAACCGGTACAACTGCCCGACGGAGAACCCCGGTTGTGGCATCCCGACCTCACGCCCTACGAACAGCAGAAAACAGACCTGCCCTCCCAGACAAAACCCGATGCAACGGGCTTGCACTCCCACGAAGGCAAGCAGATTTTGCGCGTGGAAAACAAACACTATGAAGTGCGCAAAGACACGAAAACCGGCCAGCATCACCTGCAACACCCCAAACGCAGCAATGCCTACCAGCCACAGCTGACGCTGAACGGCGCCGGCGCCTATGTGCTTGAAGGTGAGCAGCCGCGCACCTGGAATGACGCCACCCTGTTGCGCCGCATCGGGCCTTCGGCGACCGGCCTCAGCGACTCGCAGCTTGAAACAGCCCGCAGGATCAGCGGCACCGACCCCGCCGAACTGCGCGGGATGTATGTCAAAAACCAGCGTCCGCCGGTATTGCTGACCGATACGATCAAACGCCTGGGCATTGATCAGGACGTTCAGACATTCATCGAGCAGACGAACAGTGATGACGCCAGCCGCGAACAAGCGCCGACGTCGCTGGTCCACGAAAAATTTCCCGACATCCCCGCGCAAGGCATCAGCAAACTCCTGGCGAAGGCCACCCGGGTTGAACGGGAAACCATGACCCACGAAAAACGCATCCCCTTGCGCCTGAAAACCATCGCCCGGGAACTGCAACTGGAAACACGCACCGCACGAGGCTATGAAGGTTTTTACCGGGACTCGCTGATCAGTGTCGACACCGAACGCCTGACCCTCAACGCCTTGCGTCTGTTCAGTGATTCACTGGGCGACCTGCGCATCGAGATCCGCGCTGACAGTGTCGATGGCGAGCTCAGGTGCATGGCCGGCCCGGCGGATGCCTCCGTTGTACGAATACTGGTCAAAGGAAAAAACAACACCTACGAGGTTCGCGACAGCTCGAATGCAAAACTGCATGAGGCGGCTGATCTCTACCGGTCCATTCTGCAGGCCTTGCCTGAGCAGAAGCGTAGAGAACTGGGCTACCAGACTCGTGAAGGGGGGTTGTTCAAACAATGGGTCATGGTGAAGACCGAGCCGGTCACCGAACGCCGCACCCTGCTTGATGACCGTGGGCCGGCCCCTCCTCCCTCAACGGAAAACCTTCTGCTGGTACGCGGACCGGCACTGTCAAGGTGGGGCGTAACCCTGGAAGAGCGTGTGGCGGATCTGTATCCGCACTTCAGCGAAAACGAAATGCGCACCTTCATCGAGTCGCTCTACACCCGGGACGATGCCATTCAGATCCTCGACCGCCTGGAGAAGGACATCGATGACCTGCACGTACTGCTCAGGCAGTGGCAGTATCACCAGCTCGATGGCTGGTCCGGCACGGCTTTCACGAGGAATAACGGACAGCACATCATTGAACGACTGGTCGAATGCTTCGAGCGCAAATCCACGGTGTTCGGCAAACGCAGTGCGCATCTGGACGAAGGCTACGCGCTGGACCTGTCGACGGAGTTTTCACAGTACGACCTCGACCTGTGGTGGAACAAACTGCCCGAGCTGGGCAAATACCTCGATCAGGTCTCGACCCTGAATCTGGACAGCACGCGGTTTTCCACAGACGCCGGCGGCCTGTTGAAAGACTTCCGCCACGTGCGTCAATTGAGCGCCCGGCAATGTGGGCTGACGGCAGTGCCAGAAAGTATCGGCAACATGCATTTGCTGGAAACCCTGCGCCTGAGCGACAACGATATCCGCTTGGCGCCAGCGGATGTCGAGCGACTGCGCAACCTGACCCGCCTGGAAATCGTGAGACTGGACAACAACCCGCTGGGTGCATCCATAAACATCGATCGCATGCCCCGGCTCAGAGTGCTGAGTCTGAACAACACGGGCATCGATACCTGGCCATCGGGCATCTTCAGCAAGCGCCGGCCCAGAAGCTTTTTCCTGGACATGCAGCAAAACCCCATCACCCACATACCTGACGTCGCGGCCGGGTCGGATCAGGCGTTCATCATCGCCCGAACACGCCTCTATACAAGCAACCTTACCGACTGGAATCGAATCGCCTACGAGGACTATCGAAAATCGGTGGGCATCTATCCGCAGATCTTCTACTCCAGGGTGGCCAATCGAGAACTGATCAAGTGGCCAATCCCCGATGACATGATCTGGGGCAGCGACACCCGAGGCATCGGAACGCTCAGGCCGGAACTCTGGAGCGACCTGGCACTGGAGCCCAATTCAGAGGGCTTCTTCATGGTCATCGAGAAGCTGCGAATGTCGGCGGACTATCGGCGGGCCGGGGAATCGCGCCAACAGCTCGCCGACCGGGTATGGCGAATGATCGATGCCGCTTATCTCGATACCGCTGTGCGCGAAGAGCTGTTCACCATGGCCACGGCACCCACCACCTGCGCCGATGCCGGCGCGCAGTTGTTCAATAACATGGGCATCAAAGTGCTCACCTCAGAGGCGTATTCGGACTCGACAACCGCTGCGCAACTGCAGGGCAAACTGGTGAAACTGGCAAAGGGCGCTGCCCGTCTCGAGCAGGTCAACGCCATCGCCCGAGCCGACATCACCGCACGCACGGGAATGCCTGATGAGGTGGAAGTGCATCTGGCCTATGAAACCGGGCTGGCGCTGCGCCTGGATTTGCCCTGGCAGTCGCAAAACATGCTTTCGCGCAGAGTCGCCGGGGTTTCCGACGCGGCCATTGCCCAGGCCTACGACACGGTCATCGCTCTGGAACAGGGCGATGGCCTGGTGAACGGCATGCTCGACCAGTCATTCTGGAGCAAGTACCTGCGCGAGACCTGGCCCGGTGAATTCAGAAACAACGCCATCACCTACGAAAACAAAGCCGACCTGCTGGACCAGTTGCGGCAGGCACAACAGGCATGGGCGGACGCCAAGGCCTTGTCGGACCCTGACAAAGTACGGCTGAAGGAACGGTTGAAAACCCTCGCCGGCGAGTTTCCCGTGCCCGAAAGCGTGGTGTTCACCGGTGACGCCATGACCGATCAAACCTATGAACGGTTGTACAGCGACATCGGTGACGACGAGCAGGAACTGGGCAGACGGCTGACCCGCGAGGCGCTGAAAAAGGCCGGGGTGTAA
- a CDS encoding CS1 type fimbrial major subunit, with amino-acid sequence MFKATLATLSLALLPLSGAVQAITERETFEVSVSIPTAEFYVIPSEPGWIHQEQSLIFNPVSGRLAPLRKNFDVKNTNGGISARLSVEPYLSNGRDSDNIPLIVTFNRKRLSVDADEVVSELDGRGGKRVGLEVAAVEAPEGYQPGSYYGSVHMIFEALAP; translated from the coding sequence ATGTTCAAGGCAACACTCGCAACTCTATCGCTGGCGCTGCTACCGCTCAGCGGCGCGGTGCAGGCGATCACCGAGCGTGAAACGTTCGAAGTGTCGGTCAGCATTCCCACCGCGGAGTTTTACGTGATCCCGTCGGAACCCGGCTGGATTCATCAGGAGCAGTCGCTGATCTTCAACCCGGTGTCGGGCCGGTTGGCCCCGTTGCGCAAAAACTTCGATGTGAAAAATACCAACGGTGGGATTTCCGCCCGGCTCAGTGTCGAGCCGTATCTGAGCAACGGCCGGGACAGCGACAACATTCCCTTGATCGTGACCTTCAACAGAAAGCGGCTCAGCGTGGATGCCGATGAAGTGGTGTCCGAACTGGATGGCCGGGGCGGCAAGCGCGTGGGTCTGGAAGTGGCCGCGGTCGAAGCGCCGGAGGGTTATCAACCGGGTAGTTACTACGGCAGCGTGCACATGATTTTCGAAGCGCTGGCGCCATGA
- a CDS encoding molecular chaperone, with protein MKHLLALFGFCLFTQTVHAGPQINVGVVYDYLDADKSTYLKRVFNGGDATAFVKVNILEIIYEADGTSREIPLTTQADITARDGLMASPARLIVPANGMQGSRLVFMGEREKERYFRVRFVPVVPEKEDEFAVSAEERDEYKKGLSAGVNVLAGYGTVFFVRPAETRFDSAINDGPGQYRIRNQGNSVVVIDEFRDCSVKNENDCQPTTKHHILPGRTFEFDKQSGREYRFTMIEGKATKVVELKG; from the coding sequence ATGAAACACCTTTTGGCACTGTTTGGTTTTTGTCTTTTCACGCAGACGGTTCACGCCGGACCGCAAATCAACGTCGGCGTGGTTTACGACTATCTGGACGCCGACAAAAGTACCTATTTGAAACGGGTCTTCAACGGCGGCGACGCCACGGCCTTCGTCAAGGTCAACATCCTGGAAATCATCTACGAAGCCGATGGCACCTCGCGAGAAATTCCCCTCACGACTCAGGCGGATATCACGGCCCGCGACGGACTGATGGCCAGTCCGGCGCGGCTGATCGTCCCGGCCAATGGCATGCAGGGTTCCCGTCTGGTGTTCATGGGCGAGCGCGAGAAAGAGCGTTATTTCCGGGTGCGTTTCGTGCCTGTGGTGCCGGAAAAAGAAGACGAGTTCGCCGTGTCCGCAGAGGAACGCGATGAGTACAAAAAAGGCTTGTCTGCCGGGGTCAACGTGCTGGCCGGGTATGGCACGGTGTTTTTTGTACGGCCCGCCGAGACACGCTTCGACAGCGCAATCAACGACGGCCCCGGTCAGTACCGCATCCGCAATCAAGGCAACTCCGTGGTGGTGATCGATGAGTTCAGGGACTGCTCGGTGAAGAACGAAAACGACTGCCAACCCACCACCAAACATCACATCTTGCCGGGCCGCACCTTTGAGTTCGACAAACAGAGCGGTCGTGAATACCGCTTCACGATGATCGAGGGCAAGGCCACGAAAGTAGTGGAGCTCAAGGGCTGA
- a CDS encoding TcfC E-set like domain-containing protein: protein MFPMTPIAAALALFLCAGAFAAPTNNANTPRTLLAQAKGLPAEFEEHFFDVPLAVRVERDQQFLGEAMIVLTKDDRVTLLDFTDTGDSPVSASEREVWATYLKQGVVLGACQGSCPEQMLAVHYNLQNSLVSIATENAERDTEARRYYELPQDGSTGLIVRNQLNLNGGQDQDLGGRYGLEASSSLGNWTQRANLQLARLGGPDDKLYHAVHELYGQRELQGSFLRLGYFTPNSEGLSRQLRSFGANPDTAVGLMYGSSDSLAINSPKPSVYPIYVTANRQASVEIFRNGVLINTQAVAAGLQTLDTRTLPGGIYEVEVRLIEDGQITATTQELVYKPSNWRNPDERWRYNLFAGQESKLLSNWDEQSYGDMTAGAAINYLLHPRVIVGLSGRQVQDKQQYGSSIDWTLANNTSLYGNVYRTQDHGTGMDLQANYSYGSGSLFATHNRSWLDTTNTYETLPDGTRVRQRNVFIGQTSSSSLAINHRLNSKNSLNGRVSYTEGNTEGAALDLGWSQRTMLFGSDANWRFSVFDRPGSFSSGDKRNRGVDLSVSLALGGPGEQWMGSIGTRTAREGGRDNNGSLTYRKTLEDHVLQSVSVTALADTYGVGLSGQSSFQADAFNGDAFLQRSSYNGNYTGGLNLDSTVAVGGQHMVMTSQQHAGGAGMIIDVETDLDEIALRADDLSGGSATLRPGRNYVPLTAYKNSSVSFDFEGNHVPSASIQPPRTRYHLNKGGVDYRKITVSKTLTVLGRLLDPQGKPLKGHHVINHASRGVTEVDGFFSMEMNAGSPTLEVRRGDQLLCQFRLDTANARSENNVLMIGDLRCSPDTLADTLNKAETAG, encoded by the coding sequence ATGTTCCCGATGACTCCCATCGCGGCGGCGCTTGCACTTTTTTTATGTGCCGGTGCCTTTGCTGCGCCCACTAACAACGCCAATACGCCACGCACTCTGTTGGCTCAGGCCAAAGGGTTGCCGGCGGAATTCGAAGAGCACTTCTTCGATGTGCCATTGGCGGTTCGGGTGGAGCGTGATCAACAGTTTCTGGGTGAGGCGATGATCGTTTTGACGAAGGATGATCGCGTCACGTTGCTGGACTTCACCGATACCGGCGACAGCCCTGTCTCCGCCAGTGAGCGCGAGGTCTGGGCTACTTATTTGAAACAAGGCGTTGTCTTGGGCGCCTGCCAGGGCAGTTGCCCCGAGCAGATGCTGGCGGTGCATTACAACCTGCAGAATTCGCTGGTATCGATCGCCACCGAAAATGCCGAGCGCGATACCGAGGCCCGGCGCTATTACGAGTTGCCGCAAGACGGCAGCACCGGCCTGATCGTGCGCAATCAATTGAACCTCAACGGTGGCCAGGATCAGGACCTGGGCGGGCGCTATGGCCTGGAGGCCAGCAGCAGTCTGGGCAACTGGACCCAGCGTGCGAACCTGCAATTGGCCCGTCTGGGCGGTCCGGATGACAAGCTCTATCACGCGGTTCATGAGCTTTACGGTCAGCGAGAGCTGCAGGGCAGTTTTCTGCGTCTGGGCTATTTCACCCCCAACTCCGAAGGTTTGAGCCGTCAGTTGCGCTCGTTTGGCGCCAACCCCGACACGGCGGTGGGCCTGATGTACGGCAGCTCCGACAGCCTGGCCATCAACAGCCCCAAGCCCAGCGTTTACCCGATCTACGTCACCGCCAACCGCCAGGCTTCGGTGGAGATCTTTCGCAATGGCGTGCTGATCAACACCCAGGCCGTCGCTGCCGGCCTGCAAACCCTCGATACCCGGACGCTGCCGGGGGGCATCTACGAAGTCGAAGTGCGGCTGATCGAAGATGGCCAGATCACGGCGACCACCCAGGAGCTGGTGTACAAGCCCAGCAACTGGCGCAACCCCGATGAGCGCTGGCGCTACAACCTGTTTGCCGGGCAAGAAAGCAAGTTGCTGAGCAACTGGGATGAGCAGTCTTACGGCGACATGACCGCCGGGGCGGCCATCAACTACCTGCTGCATCCGCGCGTGATCGTGGGGCTGTCGGGGCGACAGGTGCAGGACAAACAGCAATACGGTTCGTCGATCGACTGGACCCTGGCCAACAACACCAGCCTGTACGGCAATGTTTATCGAACCCAGGACCACGGCACCGGGATGGATCTGCAAGCCAATTACAGCTATGGATCCGGCAGCCTGTTCGCCACGCACAACCGCAGCTGGCTCGACACCACCAACACCTATGAGACCCTGCCGGATGGTACCCGGGTGCGTCAGCGCAACGTCTTTATCGGCCAGACCAGCAGCTCTTCACTGGCGATCAACCATCGACTCAACAGCAAGAATTCGCTTAACGGGCGGGTGTCCTACACCGAGGGCAACACCGAAGGTGCCGCGCTCGATCTGGGCTGGTCGCAACGAACCATGCTGTTTGGCAGTGACGCCAACTGGCGCTTCTCGGTGTTCGACCGCCCGGGCAGTTTCAGCAGTGGCGACAAACGCAATCGCGGGGTCGACCTGAGTGTCAGCCTGGCGCTCGGCGGGCCGGGTGAACAATGGATGGGCAGTATCGGCACCCGCACGGCCAGAGAAGGCGGGCGCGACAACAACGGCTCGCTGACTTACCGCAAGACCCTTGAGGACCATGTGCTGCAAAGCGTCTCGGTGACAGCCCTGGCCGACACCTATGGCGTCGGGTTGTCCGGCCAGAGCAGCTTTCAAGCCGACGCCTTCAATGGCGATGCCTTCCTCCAGCGCTCTTCCTACAACGGCAACTACACCGGTGGCTTGAACCTCGACAGTACCGTGGCCGTGGGTGGCCAGCACATGGTCATGACCAGCCAGCAACACGCCGGTGGCGCCGGAATGATCATCGATGTGGAAACCGACCTCGACGAGATTGCACTGCGCGCCGACGATCTCAGTGGCGGCAGCGCGACCTTGCGTCCGGGTCGCAACTACGTGCCGCTGACGGCTTACAAAAACAGTTCGGTCAGCTTCGACTTCGAAGGCAATCACGTACCGTCGGCGAGTATCCAGCCGCCCCGTACCCGCTATCACTTGAACAAGGGTGGAGTGGACTACCGCAAGATCACAGTGAGCAAAACCCTGACCGTCCTCGGTCGCCTGCTCGACCCACAAGGCAAGCCGCTCAAGGGCCACCACGTCATCAACCACGCCAGCCGTGGCGTGACGGAAGTGGACGGATTCTTCTCCATGGAAATGAACGCCGGTTCACCAACGCTTGAAGTGCGCCGGGGCGATCAGTTGCTGTGTCAGTTCCGTCTCGATACCGCCAATGCGCGCAGTGAAAACAATGTGCTGATGATCGGGGATTTGCGTTGCAGCCCGGACACGCTGGCAGACACGCTTAATAAAGCTGAGACGGCGGGTTAA
- a CDS encoding CS1 type fimbrial major subunit, with protein sequence MFKKFAIVVPMTVLALSSSMAFAADPINQVINIKATVPAAEFNVTPLTPGFGRDETMGWLPSNRLSDITETFTLKNTAANGSINALIDGEAKLFNGRDDIALTVTLGGVVLNDTTQEVAGAIESVPGVQKPMVIKAAIPSDTQSGEYRGSFAVVFEPVVI encoded by the coding sequence ATGTTCAAGAAGTTTGCTATCGTCGTTCCGATGACCGTCCTGGCTCTGAGCTCTTCCATGGCTTTCGCTGCTGACCCGATTAACCAGGTCATTAACATCAAGGCGACTGTCCCGGCGGCAGAGTTCAATGTTACGCCGCTGACTCCGGGCTTCGGTCGTGACGAAACCATGGGTTGGCTGCCTAGCAACAGGCTGAGCGATATCACTGAAACCTTCACCTTGAAAAACACGGCAGCCAACGGCTCCATCAATGCCTTGATTGATGGCGAGGCAAAGCTGTTCAATGGTCGCGACGACATCGCGTTGACAGTGACCCTCGGTGGAGTCGTGCTGAACGACACCACCCAGGAAGTTGCCGGGGCTATCGAATCTGTACCAGGTGTGCAGAAGCCGATGGTGATCAAGGCCGCTATCCCTAGCGACACTCAATCCGGTGAATACCGAGGCAGCTTTGCCGTGGTATTTGAACCCGTTGTCATTTGA
- a CDS encoding PadR family transcriptional regulator, producing MRDHHSPHREHGDGRDGFEKRPGRERGGRGPRVFAPGDLKLLLLALIAEQPCHGYDLIRQIEGMFDGAYSPSPGVIYPTLTFLEESEMIQGDAEGGKKRYTVTDAGRLSLSEQAIALDGVRMRIDVSKRSLRGHDRPAEIHEAVHNLRHALQLHHGRWSPEEILRVAALLNNAAKAIVDGPAVPTASEKAE from the coding sequence ATGAGAGACCATCATTCCCCCCACCGCGAACACGGCGACGGCCGCGATGGCTTCGAGAAACGTCCCGGCCGCGAGCGCGGTGGACGCGGCCCGCGGGTATTCGCCCCCGGCGACCTGAAATTACTGCTGCTGGCACTGATCGCCGAACAGCCCTGTCACGGCTACGACCTGATCCGCCAGATCGAAGGCATGTTCGACGGTGCCTACAGCCCCAGCCCCGGTGTGATTTACCCGACCCTGACCTTTCTGGAAGAAAGCGAAATGATCCAGGGCGATGCCGAAGGTGGAAAGAAACGCTACACAGTGACCGATGCCGGACGTTTGTCTTTAAGCGAGCAAGCGATTGCCCTGGACGGCGTGCGCATGCGCATCGATGTCAGCAAACGCTCGTTGCGTGGCCATGACCGGCCGGCAGAGATCCACGAAGCGGTGCATAACCTGCGTCATGCGTTGCAACTGCACCACGGTCGCTGGAGCCCCGAAGAAATCCTGCGGGTTGCCGCGTTGCTCAATAACGCCGCCAAAGCCATCGTCGACGGCCCCGCCGTACCCACCGCATCGGAGAAAGCCGAATGA
- a CDS encoding siderophore-interacting protein yields MTEVIQTIHRVMHEIKRRRLEVLRVVDLTPRMRRITLGGPELTGFVSLGTDDHVKLLFPQNAAEQAALETLVLGAGKDNGPMPAMRDYTPRRYDLDTLELDIDFVLHGDGPASTWAEQARPGQFLHIGGPRGSMIVPDIFDSYLLIGDETALPAIARRLEGLAANRRALVIVEVENGAEQQRLESAAQVNVIWVLREGDRNNLLNSVKQLQIPGGNLYAWVATETKVSRQIRRVLLDEHGLDDQFVKAVGYWRLDGSDEE; encoded by the coding sequence ATGACTGAAGTGATCCAAACCATTCACCGTGTCATGCATGAAATCAAACGCCGTCGCCTGGAAGTACTGCGCGTGGTCGACCTGACCCCGCGCATGCGTCGGATTACCCTGGGCGGGCCTGAACTGACAGGCTTCGTCAGCCTCGGCACCGACGACCACGTCAAACTGTTGTTCCCGCAGAACGCGGCAGAACAAGCCGCGTTGGAAACCCTGGTACTTGGCGCCGGCAAAGACAACGGACCGATGCCGGCGATGCGCGACTACACCCCACGCCGCTATGACCTCGACACACTGGAGCTGGACATCGACTTCGTGTTGCATGGCGACGGCCCGGCCTCGACCTGGGCCGAACAGGCCAGACCGGGACAGTTCCTGCACATTGGCGGGCCCCGCGGGTCGATGATCGTGCCGGATATCTTCGACAGCTATTTGCTGATCGGCGACGAAACCGCCCTGCCCGCGATTGCCAGGCGCCTTGAGGGTCTGGCAGCCAATCGGCGTGCGTTGGTGATCGTCGAAGTGGAGAACGGTGCCGAGCAGCAGCGTTTGGAAAGCGCCGCGCAAGTCAACGTAATCTGGGTGTTGCGCGAGGGCGACCGTAACAACTTGCTGAACTCTGTGAAACAGTTGCAGATCCCCGGCGGCAATTTGTACGCGTGGGTGGCGACGGAGACCAAGGTGTCGCGGCAGATTCGTCGAGTGTTGCTGGATGAGCATGGGCTTGACGATCAGTTCGTCAAAGCCGTGGGCTATTGGCGGCTGGATGGCAGCGACGAGGAGTGA
- a CDS encoding Pr6Pr family membrane protein, protein MVNLSTPGSAARRRFVAVAAVLGWAGLAIQLYLILYSRWSLEASLLGGLVSFFSYFTVLTNTLVATVLTCEWTSRESAARRWFLQPWVSSAIAVSIAVVGLVYSVLLRHLWHPEGWQWLADELMHDVMPLLFLAWWFCCVPKGTLRLWHIALWVIYPLVYFAYALLRGHLLAAYPYPFIDVEKLGYPQVLINACGLLVGFLVISVLVIGLDRWRARK, encoded by the coding sequence ATGGTCAACCTGTCGACGCCAGGTTCTGCCGCGAGGCGTCGTTTTGTTGCGGTGGCCGCAGTGCTGGGCTGGGCGGGGCTGGCCATTCAGCTGTACCTGATTCTTTACTCGCGCTGGAGTCTTGAGGCCAGCCTGCTGGGTGGGCTGGTCAGCTTTTTCAGCTACTTCACCGTGCTGACCAATACGCTGGTGGCGACCGTGCTGACCTGCGAATGGACGTCCCGCGAGTCGGCGGCGCGACGCTGGTTTTTGCAGCCGTGGGTGAGCAGCGCGATTGCGGTGAGCATCGCCGTGGTCGGGCTGGTTTACAGCGTGTTACTGCGTCATCTATGGCATCCCGAAGGCTGGCAATGGCTGGCCGATGAGTTGATGCATGACGTCATGCCACTGCTGTTCCTGGCCTGGTGGTTCTGCTGTGTGCCGAAGGGCACGTTGCGTCTTTGGCACATCGCACTGTGGGTGATTTACCCGCTGGTGTACTTCGCCTATGCATTGTTGCGCGGGCATCTGCTGGCGGCTTATCCGTATCCGTTCATTGATGTCGAGAAGCTGGGTTATCCACAGGTGCTGATTAATGCGTGTGGGCTGTTGGTGGGGTTTTTGGTGATTTCCGTGTTGGTGATCGGGCTGGATCGTTGGCGTGCTCGAAAGTGA